The following coding sequences are from one Hydra vulgaris chromosome 04, alternate assembly HydraT2T_AEP window:
- the LOC136079052 gene encoding uncharacterized protein LOC136079052: MPRPRTEIWNHFDEEVSPTPDEERLVTAKCSYCFAICKLTDRNTSGMRSHLTRKHPVQFAGLEKKRYVPFDELEQTCNEDEAYEQVRDDKTPLVLGSKVKQGRLSGPSAEKVQNLKHWVKYKPQDREQLRRDIEIVKFLARLNLPFSLIEHEAFKDYVHYWNPKMNVRTATTHSRFKLTLLYKNMKICVDDILKEELPKVVEKGGSWAKNF; encoded by the exons ATGCCAAGACCAAGGACCGAAATTTGGAATCACTTTGATGAAGAGGTCAGTCCTACACCTGATGAAGAGCGACTTGTTACTGCAAAATGCTCGTATTGTTTTGCAATTTGCAAGTTGACGGACAGAAACACATCTGGCATGAGATCACATTTGACAAGGAAGCATCCTGTTCAGTTTGCAGGCCTGGAGAAAAAGCGCTATGTTCCTTTTGATGAGTTAGAGCAG ACCTGCAATGAAGACGAGGCTTATGAGCAGGTCCGAGATGATAAGACACCATTAGTGTTGGGCAGTAAAGTTAAACAAGGAAGACTTTCCGGACCATCAGCAGAAAAGGTCCAAAATCTAAAGCATTGGGTCAAATACAAGCCACAAGACCGTGAACAGCTTAGACGAGACATTGAAATTGTCAAGTTTTTGGCCCGTTTAAATTTGCCATTCTCTTTGATTGAACATGAAGCTTTTAAAGATTATGTTCACTACTGGAACCCAAAAATGAATGTGAGGACTGCAACAACACACTCTCGGTTCAa gttgACGTTGTtgtacaaaaatatgaaaatctGTGTGGATGACATTTTAAAGGAGGAATTGCCAAAAGTAGTAGAAAAAGGCGGGTCCTGGGCCAAAAATTTTTAA
- the LOC136079321 gene encoding uncharacterized protein LOC136079321, whose product MATSDVLNFTEIPTVDDGIERFEFHEYEPVASINLNSAGEIGINIEQQDLFTLRSEAYLLFEGRLLKLDGTAYVNADVVPLTNNGITHLFSQISYQLSNQEIESAFYPGQATTMLGKPTTKGTFSFCIPLRHIFGFCDDYNKVIYGFKRTLTLVRKGDTEAIFRNALAAAGKVNLDRISLFMPHVIPSELERINLYKSIESKVTLPVTFRARQCHTITVPQSTTFSWRLSVKTSPEKPRYIIVGF is encoded by the exons atggcaaCTTCTgatgtattaaattttacagaaaTCCCAACTGTGGATGATGGAATTGAAAGATTTGAATTCCATGAATATGAACCAGTAGCTAGCATAAATCTAAATAGCGCTGGAGAAATAGGAATTAACATTGAGCAACAAGATTTGTTCACACTTCGATCTGAGGCTTATCTCTTGTTTGAAGGAAGACTTCTTAAACTTGATGGGACAGCTTATGTTAATGCAGATGTAGTGCCACTCACAAATAATGGTATTACGCACTTATTTAGTCAAATATCATATCAATTATCAAACCAAGAAATAGAGTCAGCTTTTTATCCAGGTCAAGCTACAACAATGTTAGGA AAACCCACTACAAAGGGAACATTTTCATTTTGTATACCTTTAAGACACATTTTTGGATTCTGCGATGATTACAACAAAGTTATTTACGGATTTAAACGTACACTAACTCTTGTTAGAAAAGGTGATACCGAAGCAATTTTTAGAAACGCTCTTGCAGCTGCAGGAAAAGTTAATCTTGATAGAATATCATTGTTCATGCCACATGTGATTCCATCAGAATTAGAGAGAATTAATCTTTATAAAAGTATTGAATCAAAAGTGACACTTCCAGTAACTTTTCGCGCAAGGCAGTGTCATACTATAACTGTTCCACAATCTACAACGTTTTCTTGGAGACTTAGCGTAAAGACATCTCCAGAAAAACCAAGATACATCATTGTTGGATTCTAA